From a single Kitasatospora sp. NBC_00458 genomic region:
- a CDS encoding MFS transporter, producing the protein MLSVLRDRTYRHLFAAQVVALAGTGLATVALGLLAYDLAGPAAGSVLGTALAIKMAAYVGIAPVVAALAHRIPRRRLLVAADLARAAVALGLPFVTSVWQVYLLIFVLQAASATFTPAFQSVIPEVLPDERDYTRALSLSRLAYDTESLVSPALAAGLLALVGYRWLFWGTVVGFVASAVLVVSAVLPVAAARTAAGGGRSGSGEASATGGPARTPSLAARSLDGLRLFLSVPRLRALLALDLAVAAGGAMVIVNTVVYVRDRLGRSAGDVPLALGAYGGGSMVVALLLPRVLERVADRRVMLPAAFGIAGLLAVLAVLTTTGGGGGGDGGGGGGGWRWPALLAVWAGLGAAGSLILTPGGRLLRAAVPAAELPAAFTAQFSLSHGCWLLAYPLAGWLGATAGLPAATVALGVLALGSALLATRAWRPDRVARPAAADRPARVARRRRTAPGASLPR; encoded by the coding sequence GTGCTCTCCGTGCTCCGTGACCGCACCTACCGCCACCTCTTCGCCGCCCAGGTGGTCGCCCTCGCCGGAACCGGCCTGGCCACCGTGGCGCTCGGCCTGCTCGCCTACGACCTGGCCGGCCCCGCCGCCGGATCGGTGCTCGGCACCGCCCTGGCGATCAAGATGGCGGCGTACGTCGGGATCGCCCCGGTCGTCGCCGCGCTCGCCCACCGGATCCCGCGCCGCCGGCTGCTGGTCGCCGCCGACCTGGCCCGGGCGGCGGTGGCGCTCGGACTGCCCTTCGTCACCAGCGTCTGGCAGGTCTACCTGCTGATCTTCGTCCTGCAGGCGGCCTCGGCGACGTTCACCCCGGCGTTCCAGTCGGTGATCCCCGAGGTGCTGCCCGACGAGCGCGACTACACCCGGGCGCTGTCGCTGTCCCGGCTGGCCTACGACACCGAGAGCCTGGTCAGCCCGGCGCTGGCCGCCGGACTGCTCGCCCTGGTCGGCTACCGCTGGCTGTTCTGGGGGACGGTGGTCGGGTTCGTCGCCTCGGCGGTCCTGGTGGTCTCGGCGGTCCTGCCGGTCGCGGCGGCCCGCACGGCGGCGGGCGGCGGGAGGAGCGGGTCGGGGGAAGCGTCGGCCACAGGAGGCCCGGCGCGGACGCCGTCCCTCGCGGCCAGGTCGCTCGACGGACTACGGCTCTTCCTGTCCGTCCCGCGCCTGCGGGCGCTGCTCGCCCTGGACCTCGCCGTCGCCGCCGGCGGCGCCATGGTGATCGTCAACACCGTCGTCTACGTCCGCGACCGGCTGGGCCGATCCGCCGGGGACGTGCCGCTCGCGCTCGGCGCGTACGGCGGCGGCTCGATGGTGGTCGCGCTGCTCCTGCCCCGGGTCCTGGAGCGGGTGGCCGACCGCAGGGTCATGCTCCCCGCGGCCTTCGGCATCGCCGGACTGCTCGCCGTCCTCGCCGTCCTCACGACGACGGGCGGTGGTGGCGGTGGCGACGGTGGTGGGGGTGGTGGCGGATGGCGGTGGCCCGCACTGCTCGCCGTCTGGGCGGGTCTCGGTGCGGCGGGCTCGCTGATCCTCACTCCCGGCGGCCGACTGCTGCGCGCCGCGGTGCCGGCGGCGGAGCTGCCCGCGGCCTTCACCGCCCAGTTCTCGCTCTCGCACGGCTGCTGGCTGCTCGCCTACCCCCTGGCGGGCTGGCTCGGCGCCACCGCCGGCCTCCCGGCCGCCACCGTCGCCCTCGGGGTCCTCGCCCTCGGCTCGGCGCTCCTGGCCACCCGCGCCTGGCGCCCGGACCGGGTCGCCCGACCTGCCGCGGCCGACCGCCCCGCCCGGGTGGCTCGGCGCCGACGGACCGCCCCCGGGGCGTCCCTGCCGCGCTGA
- the paaK gene encoding phenylacetate--CoA ligase PaaK, whose amino-acid sequence MTGKDATGPAAPGRRLGEPLPDGLLDAGERMTAGELRAHQLEHLRATLRHAYENVELYRRKFDAAGVAPGDCRTLADLARFPFTTKADLRDTYPFGMFAVPRERVRRIHASSGTTGRPTVVGYTEHDLDVWADVVARSIRAAGGRPGQTVHIAYGYGLFTGGLGAHAGAERAGCTVIPASGGMTARQVRLIQDLRPEIIMVTPSYLLTLLDEFERQGVDPRTTSLRVGIFGAEPWTEEMRGEIERRMDIHAVDIYGLSEVMGPGVAQECVETKDGLHVWEDHFYPEVVDPFTDRALPDGEDGELVLTSLTKEALPVVRYRTRDLTRLLPGTARPAFRRIAKVTGRCDDMIILRGVNVFPTQIEEVLLRTPAVAPHFLLRLTRRGRLDHMTVRVEARPDAGPAEREAAVAAIARDVKDGVGVSVDVEVLDPYSLERSVGKIRRIEDLREG is encoded by the coding sequence ATGACCGGCAAGGACGCGACCGGACCGGCCGCCCCGGGGAGGCGCCTGGGCGAGCCGCTCCCGGACGGCCTGCTGGACGCCGGGGAGCGGATGACCGCCGGTGAACTGAGGGCCCACCAGTTGGAGCACCTGCGGGCCACGCTGCGCCACGCCTACGAGAACGTCGAGCTCTACCGCCGGAAGTTCGACGCCGCCGGGGTGGCCCCCGGGGACTGCCGGACCCTCGCCGACCTCGCGCGGTTCCCCTTCACCACCAAGGCCGACCTGCGCGACACCTACCCGTTCGGCATGTTCGCCGTCCCCAGGGAGCGGGTGCGCCGGATCCACGCCTCCAGCGGGACCACCGGCCGCCCGACGGTGGTCGGCTACACCGAGCACGACCTCGACGTCTGGGCCGACGTGGTCGCCCGATCGATCCGCGCGGCCGGCGGCCGGCCCGGCCAGACGGTGCACATCGCCTACGGCTACGGGCTGTTCACCGGCGGCCTGGGCGCGCACGCCGGCGCCGAACGGGCCGGCTGCACGGTGATCCCCGCCTCCGGCGGCATGACGGCCCGCCAGGTCCGGCTGATCCAGGACCTCCGGCCCGAGATCATCATGGTCACCCCGTCCTACCTGCTGACCCTCCTCGACGAGTTCGAGCGCCAGGGCGTGGACCCGCGCACCACCTCGCTGCGGGTCGGGATCTTCGGCGCCGAGCCGTGGACGGAGGAGATGCGTGGGGAGATCGAGCGGCGGATGGACATCCACGCCGTCGACATATACGGCCTCTCCGAGGTGATGGGCCCCGGCGTCGCCCAGGAGTGCGTCGAGACCAAGGACGGCCTGCACGTCTGGGAGGACCACTTCTACCCGGAGGTGGTGGACCCGTTCACGGACCGGGCGCTGCCGGACGGCGAGGACGGCGAGCTGGTCCTCACCTCGCTCACCAAGGAGGCGCTGCCGGTCGTCCGCTACCGCACCCGCGACCTCACCCGGCTGCTGCCCGGCACCGCCCGCCCCGCGTTCCGCCGGATCGCCAAGGTCACCGGGCGCTGCGACGACATGATCATCCTGCGCGGGGTCAACGTCTTCCCGACCCAGATCGAGGAGGTCCTCCTGCGGACCCCGGCCGTCGCGCCGCACTTCCTGCTCCGGCTGACCCGCCGGGGCCGCCTGGACCACATGACCGTCCGCGTCGAGGCGCGGCCGGACGCCGGGCCCGCGGAGCGGGAGGCGGCGGTGGCGGCCATCGCGCGGGACGTCAAGGACGGCGTCGGGGTGAGCGTGGACGTCGAGGTGCTGGACCCGTACAGCCTGGAGCGGTCGGTCGGCAAGATCCGCCGGATCGAGGACCTCCGGGAGGGCTGA
- the galK gene encoding galactokinase: MTTTSTAFAELYGHAPEGVWAAPGRVNLIGEHTDYNDGFVLPIALPQTVRVQGRRRSDTLLRLHSSRTPGEVVELDVAELAPGRVKGWAAYPAAVVWTLRQAGHPVGGADLTFDSDVPAGAGLSSSAALECAVAIAYDGLYGLGLDARRLALLAQRAENEFVGVPCGIMDQMASMACRAGAALHLDTRDLSARHVPLDLAGAGLALLVIDTRVQHDLGDGAYAALRAGCERAAALLGLSALRDLSVAELPVTLPELPEELRPLVRHVVTENARVEQALAELDRRGPAALGPILTAGHASLRDDYRVSCPETDLAAATAVAAGALGARMTGGGFGGSVIALVETGVAEAVAEEVTAAFAAAGYAEPHIHTAIPSEGARRVA; encoded by the coding sequence ATGACCACGACCTCCACCGCCTTCGCGGAGCTGTACGGCCACGCTCCGGAAGGCGTCTGGGCGGCCCCCGGCCGGGTCAACCTGATCGGCGAACACACCGACTACAACGACGGGTTCGTGCTCCCGATCGCCCTGCCGCAGACCGTCCGCGTCCAGGGCCGCCGCCGTTCCGACACCCTGCTCCGCCTGCACTCCTCCCGGACGCCCGGAGAGGTCGTCGAGCTGGACGTCGCCGAGCTGGCCCCCGGCCGGGTGAAGGGCTGGGCCGCGTACCCGGCCGCCGTCGTGTGGACCCTGCGGCAGGCCGGCCACCCCGTCGGCGGCGCCGACCTGACGTTCGACAGCGACGTGCCCGCGGGCGCGGGCCTGTCCTCCTCCGCCGCGCTCGAATGCGCCGTCGCCATCGCGTACGACGGCCTGTACGGGCTCGGCCTGGACGCCCGCCGGCTCGCCCTGCTCGCCCAGCGGGCGGAGAACGAGTTCGTCGGGGTGCCCTGCGGGATCATGGACCAGATGGCCTCGATGGCCTGCCGGGCCGGCGCCGCCCTCCACCTGGACACCCGCGACCTGTCCGCCCGGCACGTCCCGCTCGACCTCGCGGGCGCCGGTCTGGCCCTGCTCGTCATCGACACCCGGGTGCAGCACGACCTCGGCGACGGCGCCTACGCGGCACTGCGGGCCGGGTGCGAGCGGGCGGCCGCCCTGCTCGGGCTGTCGGCGCTGCGCGACCTCTCGGTGGCCGAGCTCCCGGTCACCCTTCCGGAACTCCCGGAGGAGCTCCGCCCGTTGGTCCGCCACGTGGTGACCGAGAACGCGCGGGTCGAGCAGGCCCTCGCGGAGCTGGACCGCCGTGGTCCGGCCGCCCTCGGGCCGATCCTCACCGCCGGCCACGCGTCGCTGCGCGACGACTACCGGGTCTCCTGCCCCGAGACCGACCTCGCCGCCGCCACGGCCGTCGCCGCCGGGGCGCTCGGGGCCCGGATGACCGGCGGCGGCTTCGGCGGCTCGGTGATCGCCCTGGTGGAGACGGGCGTGGCGGAGGCCGTGGCGGAGGAGGTCACCGCGGCGTTCGCGGCCGCCGGGTACGCCGAGCCCCACATCCACACCGCGATCCCGTCCGAAGGGGCCCGCCGGGTGGCGTGA
- a CDS encoding ATP-binding cassette domain-containing protein, which translates to MPHLEREPELDLVDVTKVYRGGKRAVDGLSLRLRPGLLGLLGPNGAGKSSLMRIVATVTRPTSGRVLYQGADVLAEPDLLRRRLGFLPQDFGVHPNLTAPAFLAYLAAAKGLPARAARARIDELLALVNLTEAVRRPLGAYSGGMLRRVGIAQALLGDPRVIVVDEPTAGLDPEERVRFRNLLSTLAADRVVLLSTHIVSDVESVAGDIAVVAGGRLLRRGTPEELLRDQAGRVWETTVDPAAVPAVQERYVVSRMVRTGDGRLRLRLLSDGAPSADAVPVAPDLEDAYLALVRAPGGAAAPGAGPGAVAGPSGWGVRR; encoded by the coding sequence ATGCCCCACCTCGAACGCGAACCAGAACTCGACCTCGTCGACGTCACCAAGGTCTACCGGGGCGGCAAGCGCGCCGTCGACGGCCTCTCGCTCCGGCTCCGTCCGGGACTGCTCGGCCTGCTCGGCCCGAACGGCGCGGGCAAGTCCTCGCTGATGCGGATCGTCGCCACCGTGACCCGGCCGACCAGCGGCCGCGTGCTCTACCAGGGCGCCGACGTGCTCGCCGAACCCGACCTGCTCCGCCGCCGACTCGGCTTCCTCCCCCAGGACTTCGGCGTCCACCCGAACCTCACCGCGCCCGCGTTCCTGGCCTACCTGGCCGCCGCCAAGGGCCTCCCGGCCCGCGCCGCACGGGCCCGGATCGACGAACTGCTCGCCCTGGTCAACCTCACCGAGGCAGTCCGGCGGCCGCTCGGCGCGTACTCCGGCGGCATGCTGCGCCGCGTCGGCATCGCCCAGGCACTGCTCGGCGACCCCCGGGTGATCGTGGTCGACGAGCCCACCGCCGGGCTCGACCCGGAGGAGCGGGTCCGGTTCCGGAACCTGCTGAGCACCCTCGCCGCCGACCGCGTGGTGCTGCTCTCCACCCACATCGTCTCGGACGTCGAGTCGGTCGCCGGGGACATCGCGGTCGTCGCCGGCGGCCGGCTGCTGCGCCGGGGCACCCCCGAGGAGCTGCTGCGCGACCAGGCCGGGCGGGTCTGGGAGACGACCGTCGACCCGGCGGCGGTGCCCGCCGTCCAGGAGCGGTACGTGGTGAGCCGGATGGTCCGCACGGGCGACGGGCGCCTCCGGCTGCGGCTGCTCTCGGACGGCGCGCCGTCCGCCGACGCCGTGCCGGTCGCACCGGACCTGGAGGACGCCTACCTGGCCCTGGTCCGGGCCCCGGGCGGTGCGGCCGCCCCGGGCGCGGGCCCGGGTGCGGTCGCGGGCCCGAGCGGGTGGGGGGTGCGGCGGTGA
- a CDS encoding DUF1062 domain-containing protein: MNTDRKALWAVRQSALPTVVRPCPDCPGTRHRPSGRIRVNASGKLLDVWLLLSCAACDRTSKAPVHERAHVSSLEPARLVAYETNDPAVVRELAMSASLAAKNGYGLDWAGTWELETRTPLYALDDPTPLRVLVGFELPAPVRVERLLMLGLGVSRTEIRRMIGDGRIQVPPALGTKAHRDFEFTVRGPGPVEAVGHPEPLEAPTDLRTAPSRVGPHDTRLRFPRSAAGA; encoded by the coding sequence ATGAATACCGACCGCAAGGCCCTGTGGGCCGTGCGTCAGTCCGCGCTGCCCACCGTCGTGCGACCCTGCCCGGACTGCCCGGGTACGCGACACCGCCCCTCGGGCAGGATCCGCGTCAACGCGAGTGGCAAGCTCCTCGACGTGTGGCTCCTCCTGAGCTGCGCGGCGTGCGACCGGACCTCGAAGGCGCCGGTCCACGAGCGCGCCCACGTCTCCTCGCTGGAGCCCGCCCGCCTGGTGGCGTACGAGACCAACGACCCCGCCGTGGTGCGGGAGTTGGCGATGAGCGCGTCGCTCGCCGCGAAGAACGGGTACGGCCTCGACTGGGCCGGTACCTGGGAACTGGAGACCCGCACACCGCTCTACGCGCTCGACGACCCGACACCGCTGAGGGTCCTGGTCGGTTTCGAGCTGCCCGCACCGGTCCGCGTCGAACGACTGCTCATGCTCGGGCTCGGTGTCAGCCGCACCGAGATCCGGCGCATGATCGGCGACGGGCGCATCCAGGTGCCGCCGGCCCTGGGCACCAAGGCGCACCGGGACTTCGAGTTCACCGTCCGCGGACCCGGTCCGGTCGAGGCCGTGGGACACCCGGAGCCGCTGGAGGCTCCGACCGACCTGCGTACGGCGCCCAGTCGGGTCGGACCGCATGACACGCGGCTGCGGTTCCCGCGCTCGGCGGCCGGGGCGTAG
- a CDS encoding MBL fold metallo-hydrolase — MSRNTVEPVTTAALGDTSYLLASGDEAALIDPQRDCWPLLASCEARGLRVRYVLETHVHNDYLSGALEVRAVTGATVAGPARARYGFDHLPLAEGDEVAVGGLRVQALETPGHTAEHTAYLVLDDGPGGGHPVAVFTGGSLLVGSAGRTDLSGPERTAELARAQYRSIRRLSRLPDGTRVLPTHGAGSSCTIGTPPAGRDLAPSDGGAEPSDPAPRPGAATGAAGTGSARTSTVGDQRRANPALLAADEDAFVAARLGGLPPPPAYYRWMSPLNRSGPPVLGGPPHLLPLTAEEVQEAVWRGASVIDARDRRTYADAHLPGSLGDELDGSFAALIGEVVPLGTPLVLVLPEPVADAAREAVVQLLRIGYDARLVGQLAGGVERWQASGRPLAALRTADVSEVPGARAAVPGRPVQVLDVRPDPDPPLPGALAIALTELPDRIAGLPPDREYWTVCGRGRRATVAAGLLAAAGLPVTAVVSGGAPDLARWL, encoded by the coding sequence ATGAGCCGGAACACCGTCGAACCGGTCACCACCGCCGCCCTCGGCGACACCAGCTACCTGCTGGCGTCCGGCGACGAGGCGGCGCTGATCGACCCCCAGCGGGACTGCTGGCCGCTGCTCGCCTCCTGCGAGGCACGCGGCCTGCGGGTGCGGTACGTGCTGGAGACCCACGTGCACAACGACTACCTCTCCGGCGCCCTGGAGGTGCGCGCCGTGACCGGCGCCACCGTCGCGGGCCCGGCCCGCGCCCGCTACGGCTTCGACCACCTGCCGCTCGCCGAGGGTGACGAGGTCGCCGTCGGCGGCCTGCGCGTCCAGGCCCTGGAGACGCCCGGTCACACCGCGGAGCACACCGCCTACCTGGTGCTCGACGACGGCCCCGGGGGCGGCCACCCGGTGGCGGTGTTCACCGGCGGCAGCCTGCTGGTCGGCAGTGCCGGCCGCACCGACCTCTCCGGCCCCGAGCGGACCGCCGAACTCGCCCGCGCGCAGTACCGGTCGATCCGCCGCCTCTCCCGACTGCCGGACGGGACGAGGGTGTTGCCCACCCACGGGGCCGGCAGCTCCTGCACGATCGGCACACCCCCGGCCGGGCGGGACCTCGCGCCCTCCGACGGAGGGGCCGAGCCGTCCGATCCGGCGCCGCGGCCCGGCGCCGCCACCGGTGCCGCCGGGACCGGCTCGGCGAGGACCAGCACCGTCGGCGACCAGCGGCGGGCCAACCCGGCACTGCTGGCCGCCGACGAGGACGCGTTCGTGGCCGCCCGGCTGGGCGGACTCCCGCCGCCGCCCGCCTACTACCGGTGGATGAGCCCGCTCAACCGGTCCGGCCCGCCCGTCCTCGGCGGCCCGCCGCACCTGCTGCCGCTGACCGCCGAGGAGGTCCAGGAGGCCGTGTGGCGGGGCGCGTCGGTCATCGACGCGCGCGACCGCCGGACGTACGCCGACGCCCATCTCCCCGGCTCGCTCGGCGACGAACTGGACGGCTCCTTCGCGGCCCTGATCGGCGAGGTCGTCCCGCTCGGGACCCCGCTGGTGCTGGTCCTGCCCGAACCGGTCGCCGACGCCGCCCGGGAGGCCGTCGTCCAGCTGCTGCGGATCGGCTACGACGCCCGCCTGGTCGGCCAGTTGGCCGGTGGGGTGGAGCGCTGGCAGGCCTCCGGCCGACCACTCGCCGCCCTGCGGACGGCGGACGTCTCGGAGGTGCCCGGTGCCCGCGCGGCCGTCCCGGGCCGCCCGGTGCAGGTCCTCGACGTCCGCCCCGACCCGGATCCGCCGCTGCCCGGTGCACTCGCCATCGCGCTCACCGAACTCCCGGACCGGATCGCCGGGTTGCCACCGGACCGGGAGTACTGGACGGTCTGCGGGCGGGGTCGGCGGGCGACCGTCGCGGCCGGCCTGCTCGCCGCCGCCGGGCTCCCGGTCACCGCGGTGGTCAGCGGCGGCGCGCCGGACCTGGCCCGGTGGCTCTGA
- a CDS encoding ArsR/SmtB family transcription factor, with product MSGSLQVSGAHVSQESGADERLDVAAGILALLADRTRLALMQRLSEGEADVTTLTEYCGAARPSVSQHLSKLRLAGLVATRKDGRRVVYTLRHGHLRRLVHEALNVADHQISGLPPHD from the coding sequence ATGAGCGGGAGCCTCCAGGTGTCAGGTGCGCACGTGTCGCAGGAGTCCGGTGCGGACGAGCGGCTCGACGTGGCCGCCGGGATCCTGGCCCTGCTCGCCGACCGGACCAGGCTCGCCCTGATGCAGCGGCTGAGCGAGGGCGAGGCCGACGTGACGACGCTGACGGAGTACTGCGGTGCGGCCCGGCCGTCGGTGAGCCAGCACCTGAGCAAGCTGCGGCTGGCCGGTCTGGTGGCCACCCGCAAGGACGGCCGGCGGGTGGTCTACACGCTGCGCCACGGCCATCTGCGCCGGCTGGTGCACGAGGCGCTGAACGTCGCGGACCACCAGATCAGCGGGCTGCCCCCGCACGACTGA
- a CDS encoding LysR family transcriptional regulator, producing the protein MSQSPDAEPAVPADLNLLRTFLAVHRSGSFTAAARLVGLSQPTVTSQIRALERQTGRELFERKPRGVTPTPAADELAGRIADPLDALAAVTGPGARPPKAAEPVHLAGPAELLGTLALPALAPLVAEGIRLRVTPGLTGPLLEELRAGRHDLVIATDRPRGRALTAVPMGDEEFVLVAAPVWAGRLAGRLAVEGPSALHEVPLVAYAEDLPIVRRYWRHVFDRRLVCHAALTVPDLRGVVSAVTAGAGYAVVPRYLCAAGLASGALVLLDEPADPPINTGYLVQRPGVPGPAVARVRERLLEAAREW; encoded by the coding sequence GTGAGCCAGAGCCCCGACGCCGAACCCGCGGTGCCCGCCGACCTGAACCTGCTGCGCACCTTCCTCGCCGTCCACCGCTCCGGCTCGTTCACCGCCGCGGCCCGGCTCGTCGGCCTCTCCCAGCCCACGGTGACCTCGCAGATCCGCGCACTGGAACGGCAGACCGGGCGCGAGCTGTTCGAGCGGAAGCCGCGCGGCGTCACCCCGACACCGGCCGCCGACGAACTCGCCGGCCGGATCGCCGACCCGCTCGACGCGCTCGCCGCCGTCACCGGCCCGGGCGCCCGGCCGCCGAAGGCCGCCGAGCCGGTCCACCTGGCCGGCCCCGCCGAACTGCTCGGCACACTGGCGCTGCCCGCCCTCGCCCCGCTGGTCGCCGAGGGGATCCGGCTGCGGGTCACACCCGGGCTGACCGGGCCGCTGCTGGAGGAGCTCCGGGCCGGGCGCCACGACCTGGTGATCGCCACCGACCGTCCGCGCGGCCGTGCGCTGACCGCGGTGCCGATGGGCGACGAGGAGTTCGTGCTGGTCGCGGCCCCGGTCTGGGCCGGGCGCCTGGCGGGCCGGCTCGCCGTCGAGGGGCCGTCCGCGCTGCACGAGGTGCCGCTGGTCGCCTACGCGGAGGACCTGCCCATCGTGCGGCGGTACTGGCGCCACGTCTTCGACCGCCGGCTGGTCTGCCACGCCGCGCTCACCGTGCCCGACCTGCGCGGTGTCGTCTCCGCCGTCACGGCGGGCGCGGGCTACGCCGTCGTGCCGCGCTACCTCTGCGCGGCCGGGCTGGCGTCCGGGGCCCTCGTCCTGCTGGACGAGCCCGCGGACCCGCCCATCAACACCGGCTACCTCGTGCAGCGTCCGGGCGTGCCGGGCCCGGCGGTGGCGCGGGTGCGGGAGCGGCTGCTGGAGGCGGCGCGGGAGTGGTGA
- the galT gene encoding galactose-1-phosphate uridylyltransferase, with protein MAATVTTTAGLAGSTTRTAARLADGRELIYFDRGEAPAGRDAADLRPLDAAAPSSEVRLDPLTGAWVTVAAHRQVRTYHPPADQCPLCPSRDGRLSEIPAADYQVAVFENRFPSLAGNPATHPVQPTSGDPLHTTRPGTGRCEVVCFTADHSASFADLDEDRARLVLDAWTDRTAELSALEGVRQVYCFENRGPEIGVTLAHPHGQIYALPFTTPRTARMIEQAARHRAATGRNLFEDLVAAERADGERVVLAGEHWTAFVPFAARWPYEVHLHPHRRVPDLTGLDEDERAELPGVYLELLRRFDRLFGDAERHVPAPYISAWHQAPTVDGGELALHLELFTVRRTADKLKYLAGTESGMEAFMNDVAPEDAARRLREVATTTGGEQQ; from the coding sequence ATGGCCGCAACGGTGACCACGACGGCCGGCCTGGCCGGTTCGACGACCAGGACCGCCGCAAGGCTGGCCGACGGCCGTGAACTGATCTACTTCGACCGCGGCGAGGCCCCCGCAGGCCGGGACGCGGCCGACCTGCGGCCGCTGGACGCCGCCGCCCCCTCCTCGGAGGTGCGGCTCGATCCGCTGACCGGCGCCTGGGTGACCGTCGCCGCGCACCGCCAGGTCCGCACCTACCACCCGCCCGCCGACCAGTGCCCGCTCTGCCCCTCGCGGGACGGGCGGCTCAGCGAGATCCCGGCCGCCGACTACCAGGTCGCGGTCTTCGAGAACCGCTTCCCCTCGCTCGCCGGGAACCCCGCCACCCACCCCGTGCAGCCGACCTCCGGCGACCCGCTGCACACCACCCGCCCCGGGACCGGCCGGTGCGAGGTGGTCTGCTTCACCGCCGACCACTCCGCCTCCTTCGCCGACCTCGACGAGGACCGCGCCCGGCTGGTGCTCGACGCCTGGACCGACCGCACCGCCGAACTCTCCGCGCTGGAAGGCGTCCGGCAGGTCTACTGCTTCGAGAACCGCGGCCCCGAGATCGGCGTCACCCTCGCCCACCCGCACGGCCAGATCTACGCCCTGCCGTTCACCACCCCGCGGACCGCCCGCATGATCGAGCAGGCCGCCCGGCACCGCGCGGCCACCGGACGCAACCTCTTCGAGGACCTGGTCGCCGCCGAACGCGCGGACGGCGAGCGGGTCGTGCTCGCAGGCGAGCACTGGACGGCCTTCGTCCCCTTCGCCGCCCGCTGGCCCTACGAGGTTCACCTCCACCCGCACCGCCGGGTCCCCGACCTGACCGGTCTGGACGAGGACGAGCGTGCCGAACTCCCCGGCGTCTACCTGGAGCTGCTGCGCCGTTTCGACCGGCTCTTCGGCGATGCGGAGCGGCACGTACCGGCGCCGTACATCTCGGCCTGGCACCAGGCCCCGACCGTCGACGGCGGTGAACTCGCCCTGCACCTGGAGCTGTTCACCGTCCGGCGGACCGCCGACAAGCTCAAGTACCTCGCCGGCACCGAGTCCGGCATGGAGGCCTTCATGAACGACGTCGCCCCGGAGGACGCCGCCCGGCGTCTGCGCGAGGTCGCGACCACCACCGGCGGGGAGCAGCAATGA
- a CDS encoding serine hydrolase domain-containing protein, whose amino-acid sequence MTRQGALRRGTGAAAMAAAVVMGTALPAVAAGAGPGGPGHGGGGHGGGGHGATRAAMTTAVRSEGLPGIIASARTGQQSWTTAIGTADTTTGQPRSPRERFRIGSVTKMFVATVILQLQAEGRLDLDDTVEKWLPGVVSGNGNDGSAITIRQLLNHTSGLTAYDDDPGMAALLFTPQFLTHRYDTYTPEQLVRIAVSHPPVFAPGAKREYSNTNYVLAGMIVTEATGRPYAAEIERRIIGPLGLDGTSVPGTATTVPRPHARAYSKLFGGSATPVDTTELNPSMAGAAGGIISTTEDLTRFLSALMRGRLLPQAELDEMLTTEGPGGLGISGGRLSCGVEVWGHDGGIHGSSTLALTTRDGRHAAAFNTNADWFTGKLKLAEAEFCG is encoded by the coding sequence ATGACTCGGCAGGGCGCGCTCCGGCGCGGAACGGGTGCTGCGGCGATGGCCGCGGCGGTGGTGATGGGGACGGCGCTGCCGGCGGTGGCCGCAGGGGCCGGTCCCGGCGGACCAGGGCACGGCGGGGGCGGGCACGGCGGGGGCGGGCACGGCGCGACCCGGGCGGCGATGACGACGGCCGTCCGGTCCGAAGGGCTGCCCGGGATCATCGCCAGCGCCCGTACAGGACAGCAGAGTTGGACCACGGCGATCGGCACGGCGGACACCACCACCGGACAGCCCCGATCGCCGCGGGAGCGGTTCCGGATCGGGAGCGTGACGAAGATGTTCGTCGCGACCGTGATCCTCCAACTCCAGGCCGAGGGGCGGCTCGACCTGGACGACACGGTGGAGAAGTGGCTGCCCGGGGTGGTGAGCGGGAACGGCAACGACGGCTCGGCGATCACGATCCGCCAACTGCTCAACCACACCAGCGGGCTGACCGCCTACGACGACGACCCCGGCATGGCGGCCCTGCTGTTCACGCCGCAGTTCCTGACACATCGTTATGACACCTACACGCCGGAGCAGTTGGTGCGCATCGCGGTGTCGCACCCGCCGGTGTTCGCGCCGGGCGCGAAACGCGAGTACTCCAACACCAACTACGTCCTGGCCGGGATGATCGTCACGGAGGCGACCGGACGCCCGTACGCCGCGGAGATCGAGCGGCGGATCATCGGGCCGCTGGGCCTGGACGGCACCAGCGTGCCCGGCACCGCCACCACCGTGCCCCGGCCGCACGCACGCGCCTACTCCAAGCTGTTCGGCGGCTCGGCGACGCCCGTGGACACCACGGAACTCAACCCTTCGATGGCGGGCGCCGCCGGCGGGATCATCTCCACGACCGAGGACCTCACCCGGTTCCTCTCCGCGCTGATGCGCGGACGGCTGCTCCCGCAGGCCGAGTTGGACGAGATGCTCACCACCGAGGGCCCCGGCGGGCTCGGCATCAGCGGCGGCAGGCTGTCCTGCGGGGTCGAGGTGTGGGGCCACGACGGCGGCATCCACGGATCGTCGACCCTCGCACTGACCACCCGGGACGGTCGGCACGCCGCCGCCTTCAACACCAACGCCGACTGGTTCACCGGCAAACTCAAGCTCGCCGAGGCGGAGTTCTGCGGCTGA